In a single window of the Coregonus clupeaformis isolate EN_2021a chromosome 10, ASM2061545v1, whole genome shotgun sequence genome:
- the tmem167b gene encoding protein kish-B, whose protein sequence is MTNVYSFDGIVVLGLLFVCTCAYLKKVPRLNSWLLSEKKGVWGVFYKAAVIGTRLHHAVAITCMSMALYLVFLK, encoded by the exons ATGACAAATG tGTACTCGTTCGATGGGATTGTGGTGCTTGGGCTTCTGTTCGTCTGTACGTGTGCGTACCTCAAGAAGGTGCCTCGCCTAAACAGTTGGCTACTCTCTGAGAAGAAGGGAGTGTGGGGGGTGTTCTATAAAG CTGCAGTGATTGGGACCAGACTCCACCATGCTGTGGCTATAACCTGTATGTCGATGGCATTGTACCTGGTCTTTTTAAAGTGA